A region of Bos javanicus breed banteng chromosome 17, ARS-OSU_banteng_1.0, whole genome shotgun sequence DNA encodes the following proteins:
- the LOC133229077 gene encoding galactosylceramide sulfotransferase isoform X2 — protein sequence MTTSSCAGSEVSEMPLPQKKRWESMAKGLVLGALFTSFLLLLYSYAVPPLYTGLASTTPEGAAPCSPAPREPEAPTSANGSAGGCQPRRDIVFMKTHKTASSTLLNILFRFGQKHGLKFAFPNGRNDFDYPAFFARSLVQDYRPGACFNIICNHMRFHYDEVRGLVAPNATFITVLRDPARLFESSFHYFGSVVPFTWKLSGRDKLAEFLQDPDRYYDPRGYNAHYLRNLLFFDLGYDSDLDPSSPQVREHILEVERHFHLVLLQEYFDESLVLLKDLLCWELEDVLYFKLNARRASAVPRLSGELYRRATAWNVLDARLYRHFNASFWRKVEAFGRERMAREVAALRRANERMRRICIDGGRAVDAAAIEDSAMQPWQPLGAKSILGYNLKKSIGQRHAQLCRRMLTPEIQYLMDLGANLWITKLWKFIRDFLRW from the exons GTGTCTGAGATGCCGCTGCCACAGAAGAAGCGCTGGGAGTCCATGGCCAAGGGGCTGGTGCTGGGAGCACTCTTCACCAgcttcctgctactgctgtacTCCTATGCCGTCCCCCCGCTGTACACTGGCCTGGCTTCCAC GACCCCCGAGGGCGCGGCACCCTGCTCTCCGGCCCCGAGGGAGCCAGAGGCTCCCACCTCGGCCAACGGCTCGGCGGGAGGCTGCCAGCCGCGGCGGGACATCGTGTTCATGAAGACGCACAAGACGGCCAGCAGCACGCTGCTCAACATCCTGTTCCGCTTCGGCCAGAAGCACGGGCTCAAGTTCGCCTTCCCCAACGGCCGCAACGACTTCGACTACCCCGCCTTCTTCGCGCGCAGCCTGGTGCAGGACTACCGGCCCGGGGCCTGCTTCAACATCATCTGCAACCACATGCGCTTCCACTACGACGAGGTGCGGGGCCTGGTGGCGCCCAACGCCACCTTCATCACCGTGCTGCGCGACCCCGCCCGCCTCTTCGAGTCCTCCTTCCACTACTTCGGCTCCGTGGTGCCCTTCACGTGGAAGCTCTCGGGCCGCGACAAGCTGGCCGAGTTCCTGCAGGACCCCGACCGCTACTACGACCCCCGCGGCTACAACGCCCACTACCTCCGCAACCTGCTCTTCTTCGACCTGGGCTACGACAGCGACCTGGACCCCAGCAGCCCGCAGGTGCGGGAGCACATCCTGGAGGTGGAGCGCCACTTCCACCTGGTGCTGCTGCAGGAGTACTTCGACGAGTCGCTCGTGCTGCTCAAGGACCTGCTGTGCTGGGAGCTGGAGGACGTGCTCTACTTCAAGCTCAACGCCCGCCGCGCCTCGGCCGTGCCGCGCCTCTCGGGCGAGCTGTACCGGCGCGCCACGGCCTGGAACGTGCTGGACGCGCGCCTCTACCGCCACTTCAACGCCAGCTTCTGGCGCAAGGTGGAGGCCTTCGGGCGCGAGCGCATGGCCCGCGAGGTGGCCGCCCTGCGGCGCGCCAACGAGCGCATGCGCCGCATCTGCATCGACGGCGGCCGCGCGGTGGACGCGGCGGCCATCGAGGACTCGGCCATGCAGCCCTGGCAGCCGCTGGGCGCCAAGTCCATCCTGGGCTACAACCTCAAGAAGAGCATCGGGCAGCGGCATGCGCAGCTCTGCCGGCGCATGCTCACGCCGGAGATCCAGTACCTGATGGACCTGGGCGCCAACCTGTGGATCACCAAGCTCTGGAAGTTCATCCGGGACTTCCTGCGGTGGTGA
- the LOC133229077 gene encoding galactosylceramide sulfotransferase isoform X1: MTTSSCAGSEVSEMPLPQKKRWESMAKGLVLGALFTSFLLLLYSYAVPPLYTGLASTRTPEGAAPCSPAPREPEAPTSANGSAGGCQPRRDIVFMKTHKTASSTLLNILFRFGQKHGLKFAFPNGRNDFDYPAFFARSLVQDYRPGACFNIICNHMRFHYDEVRGLVAPNATFITVLRDPARLFESSFHYFGSVVPFTWKLSGRDKLAEFLQDPDRYYDPRGYNAHYLRNLLFFDLGYDSDLDPSSPQVREHILEVERHFHLVLLQEYFDESLVLLKDLLCWELEDVLYFKLNARRASAVPRLSGELYRRATAWNVLDARLYRHFNASFWRKVEAFGRERMAREVAALRRANERMRRICIDGGRAVDAAAIEDSAMQPWQPLGAKSILGYNLKKSIGQRHAQLCRRMLTPEIQYLMDLGANLWITKLWKFIRDFLRW; encoded by the exons GTGTCTGAGATGCCGCTGCCACAGAAGAAGCGCTGGGAGTCCATGGCCAAGGGGCTGGTGCTGGGAGCACTCTTCACCAgcttcctgctactgctgtacTCCTATGCCGTCCCCCCGCTGTACACTGGCCTGGCTTCCAC CAGGACCCCCGAGGGCGCGGCACCCTGCTCTCCGGCCCCGAGGGAGCCAGAGGCTCCCACCTCGGCCAACGGCTCGGCGGGAGGCTGCCAGCCGCGGCGGGACATCGTGTTCATGAAGACGCACAAGACGGCCAGCAGCACGCTGCTCAACATCCTGTTCCGCTTCGGCCAGAAGCACGGGCTCAAGTTCGCCTTCCCCAACGGCCGCAACGACTTCGACTACCCCGCCTTCTTCGCGCGCAGCCTGGTGCAGGACTACCGGCCCGGGGCCTGCTTCAACATCATCTGCAACCACATGCGCTTCCACTACGACGAGGTGCGGGGCCTGGTGGCGCCCAACGCCACCTTCATCACCGTGCTGCGCGACCCCGCCCGCCTCTTCGAGTCCTCCTTCCACTACTTCGGCTCCGTGGTGCCCTTCACGTGGAAGCTCTCGGGCCGCGACAAGCTGGCCGAGTTCCTGCAGGACCCCGACCGCTACTACGACCCCCGCGGCTACAACGCCCACTACCTCCGCAACCTGCTCTTCTTCGACCTGGGCTACGACAGCGACCTGGACCCCAGCAGCCCGCAGGTGCGGGAGCACATCCTGGAGGTGGAGCGCCACTTCCACCTGGTGCTGCTGCAGGAGTACTTCGACGAGTCGCTCGTGCTGCTCAAGGACCTGCTGTGCTGGGAGCTGGAGGACGTGCTCTACTTCAAGCTCAACGCCCGCCGCGCCTCGGCCGTGCCGCGCCTCTCGGGCGAGCTGTACCGGCGCGCCACGGCCTGGAACGTGCTGGACGCGCGCCTCTACCGCCACTTCAACGCCAGCTTCTGGCGCAAGGTGGAGGCCTTCGGGCGCGAGCGCATGGCCCGCGAGGTGGCCGCCCTGCGGCGCGCCAACGAGCGCATGCGCCGCATCTGCATCGACGGCGGCCGCGCGGTGGACGCGGCGGCCATCGAGGACTCGGCCATGCAGCCCTGGCAGCCGCTGGGCGCCAAGTCCATCCTGGGCTACAACCTCAAGAAGAGCATCGGGCAGCGGCATGCGCAGCTCTGCCGGCGCATGCTCACGCCGGAGATCCAGTACCTGATGGACCTGGGCGCCAACCTGTGGATCACCAAGCTCTGGAAGTTCATCCGGGACTTCCTGCGGTGGTGA